Part of the Motacilla alba alba isolate MOTALB_02 chromosome Z, Motacilla_alba_V1.0_pri, whole genome shotgun sequence genome, GAGTGACCGTAAGTGCAGGCACAAAAGCCTTAGCCCCACAAGAGACTGAAATCAGCCTCCCTGTAGCCACATGGGGAGACATCTCAGCCAAGATATGGAATGGAAAGACAGAATTCTGCACAGGAGACAAGGAAATGGCTGATGGGCAGCTTTTCTCCTTCACCCTGTTCCTGGACCTCAGCTTGCCACTAGGTGGGATGTGGTCTGTTCTGTGCCTTGCCAGTTCAGCACAAAGGGAAAAGTGCAAGGTGAAGGGAGCCAGGCACCATTGAGTCTCCCCTTCTCTCCTTGGCTGGGTTCAGATCTTGTTGAatgctcctgcctgccagagAAATGTGCTGgtaaatttttttaacactgGAATATAGATGGCTCTGAGTCATGAGCCTCTTTCTGTTCAGAGCCAATGTCCTGAAAAGTTCTAGCAgggaaattttaaagaaagcctGCAATGATCCACTCACTATTAATCTGATGCTAAGTGACCTGAGAGCAGAGGTCCCAGAGCAGTAACAACAATCCAGAGATCTGTATCATTATCTGCTGGGCTCATGTGATTCACAGTGCAATAAGTGAATCATACTGACCAAATTTTCAGCCGTCCACAACGGTATGGACACTCCACAGAGGCACTTCTGGAAAAGTTCAGAAGAGCCAATACTGTAAGGTGGAGAGGGATTCTTATCCTGTGTCTGACTTTGCTTTAGAGGAGTGGTGATGGGGGGGACACATACTCAAGAGTGCCCCAGGGAGGAGAAAGAGCCATCCCAGAGGCGGTTGCTTTGCCTGTTTtttacacacaaacacacacaacacacagaTGTGCACATGCAATCGCCTGCCCCTTGCACACACAGCAAACACCTCACACACAAgtcagaggagagcagagactTGCAGCTTCTTACCTTCAGGAAGTCCCCCCCTCGGCAGTCGATGTTTACAAAGTCGTAGTGTATTGTGATGAGCTCCTCGGGCTCTCCGATGAAGAAGGTTGCACAGTGCAGCTGTGGTTGGTCTGCGGTGAAGGTGAACTGCCCCCCTATACTCAGCATGTCAATGCACCCTGGAGAGGCAGGGACAaagggctgctgcttctgcctgctctggaggAGGACCCCGTGCCAGCTCCCActgtgcagggaggagggggataGGAaagaccccccccccccgcacTGGGATCCGGATGGCAGTGAGGACAGGGAGAGCCAGCTGAAGCAATTAGGAGCCTGCTGAGCATCAGAGGATAAATAGTAACTGGCAGGTGTGTGTGACAGGGGGGTAATGAGGGAGAATGGTGTGTCAATGCATCTCCGAGCAGAAAACTGTGTGTATATGTGCACAAACACTCTATTCTTTCAGATTTCTCTCCAATCACAGCTGCTACACCTATCACAACCTTGGCAATGTGACCATGCCTAGGGGGCATGGGTGGGGGAATCCTCATCGTAGTCCAGTTATTTTGGACCATTAACTATGAACCCCAACTCTCTGCCTTAAACCACAGGTTTAATGCGTGTTTAATGCTTTGTCCTTCTTCTCCCTAGTCTTGCAaaaagctcctgcagctctaTTACTCCCAATTagcccctttccctccctgagGTATCCCCAGGATTCTCCACCTGCCAGTAGTCCCTACTAGAGCACCAAAGAAACTCACGGAGTGACCGCCGGTAGACCTGTCCTGCAGACAGCTCTCGCTTCAGATCTTCACTGAGTAGTAGGAAGGGGTCATCTTCGCCAGCATCCCCCACCTGGTTAAAGATGGAGGGCAAAAAGAGTCTGGGGcaaactgaaatgcagctctctccctgcagctctcaaGAACAGGCACAGTGTATTATGTCCCCCCTCCAGAAACAGTGCAGCTGTGGAAGAGCTCAGGCTGAAAGCTGCCAACCTGCAGTAGAGGAGAAATAAACCTGGGATCTAAGAGGTGAGCCCAGCAGCTAAGTGCATTGAGAGTTTCTTAAATCCTTAGCAAAATTGCTGAGCACAAATAAATAGAGGGGTAGTACAGAATACATGGGACTGTTGCATTAATGTTACCCAGGCGTAAGTTTAATTCAGGAGGAGTGGGAAtaagaaagggagagagaataAAGCACAATGCTTGAAAGGTGAGAGCACAAGTTAGAAGATAGCAGCTAAAAGCACAGTGAGAAGTTTAATCATCAGCCCTATTGCTCACCTCTAAGTATCTGGTTTCTCCTTTGGAAGCGGCCAGGAAGATGAGAATGAGGTGGCATTGAAACTGGAAAGCAGACGGCATGCTGACACCTCCTCTGGTGGCCGTCCCCCTGTGGCCAAGTTTCCCTGGGTCTGTGCCGGTatgcagaagctgctggggTGTCTTGGAGCGACTCTTTTTATAGAGCTGTTGGGAGGGGAGGCACTTGGTCCCCGTACTGATAGGGTAACCCATGGTAACTGAATTCCTCTCACAGTGACACAGTACGTGGGCATGACAAAGGTCCAAATTACAGCCACAAATTTTCAAGACGGTTGCATTCCCCTCTCTGGCAGATGTCTTTCCTCCTAATCTGTCTGGTGGAATAGCTGAAAACCTCTGGGGGAGAGAGCCCATCCCTGTGCATATGGGGCACTCACACACTGTGTTTATTTCCAGTTATTCCAAAGCAAGCAATGAGgagcatccctccctcctcctaCGGCAGTCCCGGGGTATTTCAGACCTACAGGGCTTTCTGCCtaccttctgctgctctgtgacatgCAGCTCTGtactgtgcctgtgcctgtgctgggtgCTTCCTGCTGGCCAGGCCAGGGTTgacatccctgcatcccaggcAGGTTTTCAGCCTGTGCCAGCAtctctccaggctctgcagcaagCACACAGGCAAAATCAGACAGCTCTTACCACCAAAACCAGCTTTCATACAGAAATTATGAAAACTTGGGCTTCCCAAGGGCATATTAATCACAGAACTCCTGATACTGCTTCAGACTTGATCCTCAAGTGAAACCTGAGAAGACCTTTAAAAGTTGAGCCTGTGAGTGAAAATTCATAACTCTGCAGAGTACTAAAAATCTGGAACTCAGCAGAGGTATTAGATATAGGGTATATATCTGAAATCCATTGAAGCTCCTTGGGAATTACAAGTTTTGTTGGAAAACTGCAGGGTTTAGTCCCAGTTTGCATAAGAGGATGGCTGGAACATCAGGAAGGAAGGTGAGAGGTGCCTTGGAGACCATGAGGATcagaaggggctgcagaggagcccagcCTTACTCGCTATTTTTTTTGCTCACTCTCTAAAGAGATTGATAAGGTTAAAATTACAGCTTGTCCCCTCCAATCCCAAATTCTGGCTGCAGTGTCTCAGTTTGCCCTGCCAGTCCCCAATCCATACCTCAGACACGAGTGTTGAGGGATATtcagtgcagggagctgggtgtacagctgcagtgggagctgcagatgGAGGTCTGGGGGGCAGGAGTCTGAGCCCAAAGTAAGAGGCTGTGAACTGCCAACGTTTTGAGTTCCAGAAGGCCCAGGGACCTGTGGCACCAGCCAGGTGACCAGACACTCAGAGATACAGCAAGAGTCGAGGACTCAGTTGGAAGATCACAGACCTTCACATACATAGACTGTGAGAGGGTAAAAGCCCAGGAATTCCTTTGTTCAGGGTCCATCTCAGGAGGCACTCGCTCAAGGTTTCTATTCTGCTGGTCTGAGGCTTTGCTGTGGGAAACCTGGGTTTGAACTGCTGAGGAAAGCTGGTCTGCCTGAGTGAGTATGGGATGTGTAAGGAATTGAGTGGGGACCCACTGGCTCACTGGAGCTGCCCGCTATGAAGGGGCTTGGATCCCAGCAGTTAAAGGCTTTCATGGTGGGCATGTGACTGCCTGAGTGCCTCCTGAATTGACAGACTGGGACATTATATTACTGTGAGTCCTTAAAGACTGTCAGTGAAGGACAGCGTACTTGATTGTGTGTCAATTTGTTACTGAagatttcagatttcaaaattCAACTCCAAAATTAGTGGACACATGGCAATGCAGCTAAAATATGATGACTCTGCTAAACCAGATGTGAGGTGATCAACTCAGAATGAAACATACAGCAGTGATGTGGCCATAGTTTAAACTCTTGCCTATGAACAGCTGAGATCTGGGCTTAGCACGACATTCATTGgtggaagaaaagcaggaagctCCACAATCTGGAGGACACCCTGGCAGATGAAGTGAAGGTACTGTCCTTCTCCAATAAACAAGGTGGTGGGAGGGACAACAGGTGCCATCTCCATATCTGCTGTAATTTATTGCTCACACAGAGCCTAAGGCGACTTTGAAATTCCTATGCAGCACCTTGGAGTTTGTTATGAATATACAGATATTCTGTGCAAAAGCTGAACTCAGCTGATACCCTTTGCTGTTGATCTGGAACTTAATTTTAACAGAGGTGctaatttgggattttttcctcccacttttCAGCTCCGGACTCAGCAGATGCTGATGAAGCACAATGACATCCTGACCAGCCTCATCACAAAGCCCCCCAGAGCCTGGGATAACTCTCTGTGTCTTCAAAGATAGCCTCATGTCTTCAGTCTCCAGTCTCATATGCCTTATTTTGTGCAGCTTCAATGCTTGGGGAAGGCAAGTGTTTGGGATGGAATAGGGAATCACACTCAAAGAGATGCAGCTGCAActgctggctggggctctgctgcctcaggtGGAGCTCAAGCAGAGAGATCCCCAAAAGGGACCACTCAAGGGGGAAAGAGGGGGTTCACCTTCTAGCCCTGCATCCCAGCTGCCAGAGGGTGAGAGAAGATGTGAGGCCATCTTCTCACTCaactctgctgcctcctcagtGTACCACAGGTCCCCTTCCCCTCTACCCTCCCTTtgtctgctgcagcactgcttttgTTAAAAGTCACTTGCAGAAACTGAGATTTTCAGGACATGAGAATGTGACTAACAAAGCgaagaaaaatcactttgaatTGGGTTCAAAACACccctgcagcatttcagaagggaaaagcaCCTTCAATGTGATACAAACCCTTGGTGAATGAGGAGAgtgtcatttttctttcatggagTTGAGTCATGATAACACTCTGaaggacaattttttttgttaatatcaAATTGTTTAGCACAGTAAAATGCCTTCCCAGTGACACTCTGTCACAGGCTAAACAATCCAGTTGATTGGCACCTTGATCTGCTAACAACTGTAAGTtaccctgggagcagcccctttccctggcagaaaTTATGGAAAGCCATGGTGATGGTTAGAGTCTGGGCTGAATGCAGGGCACCACTCACTCTGCTCTGATGCAGCTCAAGATGGTATTGTTTAGGCACCCCAGCATTTGCAGAGCCTCGGGCTGTTAAAGCAGTCCTCATAGGAGGGCTTTTCAGGAATGTGCTTTGGAGGACCTGCCTTCCCCACTTGTGCTCAAAGCTTGTAGGTGTCTTGTCAACTattacagaaaagaagaaatcccAGCTGGAGTAAGAAGTggagaaaataaagctgaataAAGACTGTAGTGAAACAAACTCCATTTACCCTCCCCCATGATGATCAAATCATGCTTTGTCCTATAATACAGATGGTAAATGCAGCTTCTTCTCATAAAAAGTAAAAGTAGTTGTCACAGGAAGAATACACATGAAGTGCTCACTAGTGAGATTTCTTAATGAGAAGTGCTGGAGCTACAGACAATCCTTAGGGATCCCTCCCTGTAGCAAAGAGGGGCCAGGTGTTATGAACTATTTTGGCTCTCAAAAAGGGTCCCATGGGTGCCCATCTCTTCTTAcacctcagctgcagcctgacTTCTTACACAAGTGGCTCGAGCAGACCAAACATCTCACTAGCATCAGGGTCTTAAACATGagttaatattttctgtatagACACAGTTCCAAGCAAGATTCACGCCACAGGATCAGGgatcagcctggctgctgcatgTCCCATGGGGGCTCCTCTGCTTGTCCATGACTGGTGGTTTCTTGAActgagagaagcagcagtgagACTGCAGTACAACTGCtccagggaagaggagcagTCCTGCCTCAGGCACTCTGTCCTCAGCTGTTCATGCTGATTTCTCACTactgctcagtgctggctgaAGAGATGCCATGTAAGGTCATGCACAGTGTGAGACATCTGACTGGGCTTTAAACTTCATATTGTGTTGGCTGCTAAACATTGTGCTGAgctacatttattttcct contains:
- the LOC119695749 gene encoding corticotropin-releasing factor-binding protein isoform X1 produces the protein MGSLPQRFSAIPPDRLGGKTSAREGNATVLKICGCNLDLCHAHVLCHCERNSVTMGYPISTGTKCLPSQQLYKKSRSKTPQQLLHTGTDPGKLGHRGTATRGGVSMPSAFQFQCHLILIFLAASKGETRYLEVGDAGEDDPFLLLSEDLKRELSAGQVYRRSLRCIDMLSIGGQFTFTADQPQLHCATFFIGEPEELITIHYDFVNIDCRGGDFLKMFDGWILKGEKFPSSLDHPLSTSQRYVDFCESGNIQRSIRSSQNVAMIFFSIQVPGNGFTVTVKKNSNLFPCNVISQTPSGRFTMVIPHQHRNCSFSIIYPVVIKISDLILGHLNGLFLKKPSASCAGVGDFVELLGGAGLDPSKMFPLADLCHSFHGSAQMKIGCDNTVLRMVSSGKHINRVTFEYHQLDLQETETRKENSIEEFCFPSI